CCACCGCCAGCACCAGGTACACCATGTAGATCACGCCGTGGATGGGCGAGTACACGGCCGAGGGCGTCGGGTTGTCGAATCCGTAACGGATCACCATGACCACGACCAGCCCGAGCAGACCGAGACCCGTGACGAAGGCCGCGATCCGGAATCGCCGCAGCGGCTTGCTCAGATCGGCTTTCGTGGTCGTCTCGTCCCGCGCGGTCGTCACCATGTCAGTTCCTCTCCTGCTCACGGGCATTCAGTTGCGCCAGGTAGGCGTTGTACTCCGCCAACGCCGCGTCCTCCTCGTCCATCAGCTCGTCCGGGACCGGGGGCTTCGCGGGCGTGGGGGCGACTCG
The window above is part of the Saccharomonospora glauca K62 genome. Proteins encoded here:
- a CDS encoding DUF3817 domain-containing protein, with amino-acid sequence MVTTARDETTTKADLSKPLRRFRIAAFVTGLGLLGLVVVMVIRYGFDNPTPSAVYSPIHGVIYMVYLVLAVDLALKARWSVKGTIGVLLAGCVPFFSFVAERAVTRRVSEGRKL